The genomic region TATAATTTTAATGGTAACACTAACTATAATTATGGTTACactaataataaaccctaaccctaaccatgaacttaaccctaacactaaaccctaaccataacactaaccataaTTGTAAACCTGAAACAATTCCTAACCATTATTAtaacaataaccctaaccctaacaatgatgtaaaccttaaccataaccataatactaaacttaactctaacactaaaccctaactttaaccctaaccttacattaaataatcataaatcaaatcataatcctaaccctactcCCTTTTGTAATTatagtcctaaccctaaccctaaatttgatataaactctGAAAATAATTGTAACACTAACAATACACCCTAAATCTAATCATTAACTTTACCCTAACAATAACCTTGACCATAATCGTAAACCTAaagaaaaccctaacctaacaatgatGTAGACCTTAACCATAACTATAATATTAAACTTGACCCTAACACTAAAGGCTAATACTATCCCTAACCATACATTAAATAACCATAAATCAaatcataatccttaccctaaatttgatataatctccaaacataattgtaaccctaacaatAAACCCTAACCGTAACCATAaaattaaccctaacactaaaccctaaccctaattgtaatccttgatcctaaccctaactataaccttaaacctaaacttaaccttaatcataaccttaatcctaaccctaacattaATCCTAAACCTTTAAAACCAAACCGTAACATTGATACTAagcctaaccatgatataaaccctaactatTATCATAAACTTAACcttgaaacctaaccataatcataactttAACCCTAGAACCCTAACAATAATTTAAACCTTAGCCTTGACCATAatagtaaccttaaccctaaccctagctataatcctaaatcctaaccttaaccataattctaaaccttaaccaaaccctaaccttgatgtgaACCCTAATTGTAGCCctgacaatgatgtaaaccttaactctaaacataatactaaccttaaccctaatcttaTCCATAACCGTAATACTGACTATTAAATAATGTTTTATACTATCATTAAATAAAGTCtaatatatatcttacattttagtataTGTTTTAATCTTACAagacatatatttattaaaaatagtctaaatggatatatttcatatatctctacataataatataatataatataattcaagaaaaagatactatatatttatatattgcatttattttatgttttccatgccACACCGCGTGGCTGCCACTAGCATAGATATCCTTCTAGAGGTGCCTATTTTACTTTAGCATGTTAAATAGATTAAAAATAGGTGCctccaaagatatctctccgcgtgttttatatagattaaattaaaatttaaggtatatatgctagtttaaactaaatcaaatccctataattggatttattatttatattttgagataaaaaggaattattaaaatttatatatctatttagaaaaaatattttatttacaatattataaataataataaatgaaaaaactatttaaaatagacatttgtttaaatccaaaaaaaaccttaaaaatctatcattcctaaaaacaattctaatttttaaaccaatcatagtatagataaataatttttacaatatcttaaatttaaaaatataaatgtcaactttacaaaagcaaaaataataatttttgatTGATGCAAACTAATTGATTGATTAGACTTCacctaaaaataaatatttttaacagATAATCATGAATTaagtaaaaaaatacattaaaataaataaacaatcactaattataattttaaaattaattaaagattaaagcaaatttatattttaatttatctaccatacacattatttaatttcatattctaaaaTGAAACTAAAGTCTAACTTTTTAATAATTAACTAAAGAttctataataaaaaattatattttattttaaaatttactttttattacaaaattcaatttaaaaagcAATGCAactaatttgatttattttttatatgattactaaattaattataaatatatactaaataaaaaacattttatttttaaaaaaacaacCAGTTTTAAGACCCGAACCAATTGAAAgcaaaatattatattaatattatacttttatattttttaattcattCAGTCAATATtactattttaaattttataatagatttaattaatttttttatataacttGTTTAATTTAGATTATATATAatagaaagaaataaaaataaaaattatagattttaataatattttcaaagCTTTTTTACTGCCACTTAGTGGCAAAACAATTATTGTagttttttatttgaattaaaaaaaaaaatgtaagtcTTCATGTGTTTTCTTGAActttaaagattttttttgtttttcttacaaattagaaattaaaaaattatttaattgaatacataagaaaagtaaataaaattaaattaaaaaaaataataattttcttcttttttttttcattgacCTTTCTAGTTTTTATGGAGAATTTTACATGCATATGTGACTATAATAAACCTTCAGAGGTAATTATATAAAGGAATACATTAGAGTAGGGCTTAAAAATCAGGAAGTTGGTTTCAACGCTGGGAACCCTGCATCACAATGGAAATAATTCCGGGGCTTCCAGAAGATTTATGGATGCAATGCTTGGTGAGGGTTCCATACAGATACCACTGCAATCTTAGGGCCGTCTGCAGGAGCTGGAATGCTCTTCTCAGCTGCCAACACTTTTATCAACAGCGACAGCGCCATGGGGTGCAGTGCGAGGAAGGAGTAGTTTCTCTTTGCGAATCCAAAGAAACTGAAAATAAATGTGATTTCGACGTAGTTATTTACTACCCGCTTGCGCAGTGGTGGGAAAGACTGCCTCATATCCCAGCGGAATTTAAACTAAGATACAGGGAGGATCATCGTTGCGTGTTCGTTAGATCGAGAAAACAGCTGGTTGTGGTGGGGCTTTTCAACAGACGCAGCTACAGAGACGGTGTGTTGATATTTGACTTTTTATCTCGGAGATGGTGGCTTGGCACCGACGTGCCATTCACTAGAAATTTTTTTGTATGCGCCGCCTCAGCAAGTGAAGGACTCGTCTATTTTGCCGGCAGCTACATCCCCATGGGGTATTCCAGTGACTATCAACGACTAGAAGCTTTTGTTTACAATGTAGAGGAAAACAAGTGGGATTTTCTTCCTCCTCCTGATTACATCTCTTTCGCTTCTCTTTATTTCTGCGCTAGTGTTTTCCTTGATGGTAAGTTTTACGTAGCCCCCCATCGATGCGAAAGAGCGCAAGTTTATGACCCTCACACTCGCGTATGGAAAAACTTAAATAGTGACAGTAATGCTGATTATATTCACAGCTGCGTAGCCGCTCGTCACGGTATTGAGTGCTCAACCTGGTATGAAAGTGTAAGAGGGTGGATAGACGTGAAGGAAATAGATATCGGCAGCAACTCACAAAGTAGATCAGCTGGGCGATTTGCTATTGCAAGAAGTAGTGACTTTCTGGTAAGTGTTGTTCAATGCAGCAGCGATTGTGTTGAGGTTGAGTATTATAGTTTTAATCCCCGTGCGAGGGAAGCGAGAAATAGATGGCGTAGTATAGTTTTAAGTGTTGTTCAATGCTGCAGCAATTGGGTTGAGCCTTATAGTTTTAATCGCCGTGCCAGGGAAGAGAGAGCTGCTAGATGGCGTCGTATCAGCTTGCCCAATAACCGTTTTATATTTTCATCCCGTTCTGTCCAAATTTGATAAAGAATATCGAACTATATGTATTGTTTACACAAGGTTTTACGGTAGAAACCAATAAAACTATATACTCGAATGTATATGAGTAATAGAGGGATGTAAATTACTAAAAATTCAACTGGATATTGAATTACGGGATAAAACAATATCGTTAATTTGGAATTATTTTACTTGttttaaagcaattttatttttagttttatttcaAATAGCCTCAAGATTTATATCTCCTCTATTATAggttattttataataatatattttctttattttatgattttgttttctaaattaaatatttatatataatttccTGTTTAATTTACTGTTCAATACTTATTCTTTAAATGAATTACatgattttatttttctaaatttaaaaattaatacatTATTTATTgtacatataattatttaaaaattatataataaatgATTCTCCAGTTTCTTTGGGTGTTTTGAGGGAAGTTGATGCTTTCCCTCAGGGCCAATGaggattatatcttggaatgttaggggcttaaatgcccctagcaAATGAGGCTTGATTAAGTCTCAGCTGGACTTGATGAAGTGTGATGTGGTGATGTtacaagaaactaagttaagtttATCATTTGCTGATAGGTTATTCTCTTCTTGGAAACTTTGGAAATTTAGTGCTTCTTCCTCTTCAGGTGCTTAGGTGGTCTTGCGGTCCTTTGGAAAGATGCCTGTGTGGACTTCTCCTTGATTGCTTCCTCATCTAACTGGATGCTGGTCTGGTTAAGAGTAGGTTATCAagctcaaaattttaattttttaatgtttatcGCTACTAGAAAAAATGAATCTTTGGGAATTTTTGGCTTCAGTTGCATCTCCTTTGTGCAATGTTTTTTTGATGTttggggggggattttaatgctttTGCTGGTTTAGATGAGAAGGCTGGGGGAATCATCCCTAATAAGCATTTTATCTCTGATTTTTGTCACTTTATTAATTCTTTGaatttggttgattgtaaacctcTTAATGGGCCATTTACATGGACCAACATGCGGAGAGATTTTTGCCAAATCTCTGAAAGACTGGATCGATTTTTGGTTTCTAAAAATTGGTTTAAGTCAGGTCAAGATTGTGTTTCCTTGGTTCTCCCCTTCACTGGTTCCCATCATTTCCCTATTCTGTTTTCAATTTTTGAGGATAGGGTCCACAGGAAATTATCtttcaagtttgagccaatgtggtttagggatcaatcTTTCTTGCCTTCATTAAAACAATGGTGGCTTTCTACCCCATTTATTCATGGGTCTAGgatgtttcagattgttaagaaacTGGCTTTCTTAAAGCATAAGATTAGGGATTGGAATGTGGCACACTTCAAGAATATATTTGGAGAAAAGGCTAGGATTCAGGAATAAATTGAGCAGCTTAATAAAAGTATCATTACTTTGGGTATGTCCTCTCTTTCTTATGATAGgctaaattttttaaatattcaattgagtgagattttggctagggaagaatcttattggaggcagaagTCTAGGGACCTTTGGCTATCCGAAGGGaatagaaatactaagttttttcattcttcttctaagcTTAAGAGGCTTCGCAATAGAATTTCgtgtattattgattctaatggaaACAGTCtgtttgatgaggatgatattgcTTCTGAAGCTGTCAGGTTCTTTAAGTCTTTGCTTATGGCTGAACCCGTTGTTGTAGATAATGCTTTCATAAATTCAATGCCCCCTTTAGTGTCTCATGAGTataataagatgcttatggctCCCTTTTCATTGGAAGAGCTGAAAGAGATAATCTTTTCCATGCACCTGGAAAAGGCTCTGGGTCTGGATGGTTTTACAACTctatttttcagaagtgttgggattttATAGGAAATGATGTTTTGTTAGCCttggaagagtctagaagaaataggTTGATATTGAGAGAGcttaatactactcttattgctatTATTCCAAAAGTGGATAATCCTAGCTCTTTTCCTGATTTTCGTCTGATTGCCTTGTGTACtagtttatataaaaaaaattgctaAGGCAATTTCGATTAGGCTTTCTAAGCTACTTCCTCGAATAGTTTCTTTGGAGAAGGGTGGCTTTGTGCCTAGTAGGGAGACATCTGAAGGTGCGATTGTAGCTCATGAAATTTTGCACTACATATTGCAACAAAAGGTTTTAGCCATGATCCTTAAACTAGACATGCTTAAGGCTTATGATCATGTCAATTGGTAGTCCCTTGTTGCTGTCTTGAACCATTTGGGGTTTTCACACTATTGGGTTAAATGGGTGTTTTCATGCATATCTTCTGCCCGTTTCTCAATATTGATTAATGGTTCTCCATCGGGGTTTTTTGCTTCCTCCCGGGGAATTAGGAAAGGGTATCCCctctctccttttttgtttattcttttggcaGAGGCGTTAAGTAGGGCCATTTCTAACGCTACGACATCTGGTTTATGCTCAGGTGTCAAAATTGATGGTCTTCCCTCTTCACAATCCCATTGTTTGTTTGCTGATGATACGCTTCTGTTTGGAGCTGTTTCTTTGAGGGAAGCTAGagttataaagaaaattatttCTAATTATGCTGCATTTTCTAGATAGGAGGTTAATAATGAGAAGTCTAAAGTTTTCTTTGTGATTGTCTCTCCTCTAGTTAGAGATAGACTCGTTCACTTTTAGGGTTTTCAAGTAGGGACTTATCCTTGGAAGTATTTGGGCATTCCTTTCTTTCTGGGCTCTGAAAagacctccttttgggataaagttaTGCATGCGATAACTTCCAGAATTTCCTCCCAGAATCACAAGTGGTTTAGGATGGCTAGTAAGATCCTTCTAATTAAATAAGTTTTGACTGCCATCCCCACATACTTGTTGTCTATTATGTAGGCTCCCCCTAAATTTGTTAAGGACATTAATATTTCCCTTAGATCCTTCCTTTGAAATGATAATGTGGGAGGTAGAAGAAGATTCCTCTTCttgcttgggataaaatttgtCGTCCCAAAGAACTGGGTGGCGTGGGTATTCATGATTTAGCTGCTCAGAATAAGGCTCTGGGGGCAAAAATGATGTGGAAGTTATATACAGACCCTTTAAGTAAATGGGCTTCCATGATGcttgctaagtatttaaggggagcCTCTAGAGAAAGGATTTTGACTACTACGTCTCTTCCAAAGGGTTCTGCATTTTGGAACGTTTTGGTTTCTTGTAGGATGGTTATTTTACCATATTTATCTTGGGttgttcataatgggaagaaggcTCAATTTTGGGACGAAGTCTAGAATGGGTATCCTGCTCTTTCAGCTATCCGAGATTGGTCCTCTTTGTCCAACATTTTATCGGATCTTTGGGGGCCTTTTGCTACAGATTATTTTTATATTGTTTCTACAGGACCATATTTAGTGGCTAAATGGAAGAATATTCCTCCCTTGCCTATTGATAGCGACCTTAGACTTCCTTTTATGGAAGAACTTCACAAAAGACCTCTTGTCTTTCAGGATAAGGAGGATTCTTTGGTCTGGACTAAGAGTGCTTCAGGTGCATATTCAGTAAAAGATGGTTATAATTCTTTGTCTCAAACTTCTTCAACCTCTCTCTATTGGCACACTAAACTATTTTGGCATCCGGCTTGTCTTCCTAAGGTAGGGTCTTTTGCTCGGTTGGTAGTCCAGGATAAAGTTCTCAATGGGATGcgattggataggcttgggattacaacaGTATTCCCTTGTGTTTTTTGTGGATATTGTATGGAATCCATGGACCATCTTTTTCTGCTTTGTCCTTTTGCTTGTGAGTGTTGGTATTGACTTTCTGGCATGCTTAGtttgtcttcttctctttgtcccAATCTGTTTTCGCACTTCATGGCCTGGCCCTTGTTGTTCtcctcttcattttattcatctatttgGGTTGTGGCTCTGTCACTGGTGATCTATAATCTCTAGCTTGAAAGGAATTCTAGGATCTTTAAACATAAATCTGCTACTCTGGTTGATGTGATTGGCAAAATTCAATCCTCCATTTGTGAGGTGGTGCTTTCTTACATCCATATAAATTTAGATCACCTCAGGtttttttctcattgggataattcgGTCACTTGGAAATGGTGTTCTCTTCGTCTGATGCCTTCTCATGGGGCAATATCAGCCAGTCTATCTTCTCTTGTTAAACGTAAGATGGCCAAATGGAGCCCCCCCCCCCCGCCACCCCCAATCTACTTTCAAGCTAcaatttgatggggcttctaagggaaatCAGGGAAGGTCTGGTATTGgagttgtcattttttatcattcttttaagatCATCAAAGTTGTGGGAAAATATACTAGTCAGGGTACTAATAATGTCGCTGAATTCTaggctttatcctttgggcttgatCTCGCTATCTCTTTGAATATTAAAGACATTGTTATCTAAGGTGACTCAATGTTGGTTTTTCAGGCGGTTGTTGCCAAAAAATGTCTCTCTTGGCATTTACAGTATTTATTAGATCGCATTCCTGTGCAATTGAAATGCTTTTCCACTTTCTGTATCTCTCATTATTTCAAGGAGATCAATGTCATTGCAGATTTTTTGGCAAATAAGGCTATTGCTAAGGGTGCTAATTTCTTAGAGGTTCTTCCTTTAAGCATACCAGCCTCTTGCATTAAGCTTCGTTCTTAGCAGGATTTCTATTGAAAAGCCTCCCTCATTTTCCATGTTGGATGTGGCTTTCTTCTGTAAGTATCTGCAATGAGGGTGTTGCTCTTCTTGACAATATCTTTGTCGTTGATATTTCCAATTAGAATTTCCTCATGGAGCCTGGAGGTTGTTGCGGCTTCTCTTACCGAGGTGCTATCTTTTTCTTTCTGGAGTTGTGTTGTCCCTTCTCCTTGCTGGGTGTGGTTTTTCTTCCCTATATGGCTATAGGGAGGATGTTGTCCTACCTTATGGCAATATCTTTGTTGTAGCTATATCTGGCAGTATCTCCTCACTAAGTACAGAGGATGACGAGACCACTTTGGATTGGCTGGTACTTTTTTCATTTCTCGGTGTTCTTCGATCTTTTTTCACTGATTGGTGTTTGGGGGGTCTTTGTATACCAAATGCATGCTCTGAGTGGTTGTTTGTTTTTCGCATGTGGATACCTTGTTGGTGGGTGTCTCGAACTCTTTTGATGACTTGACTTTGTTTCTTGTGCGGAATGTGTCGGGTAATAATCTAGTCATAAAGTACACATTGTATGATAGTCATCATTCATATTGGCATACATACTTCTGTTTGATCCTTTGCATTATTTGGTAAACATTATCCTTTGTGATCTGGGCTTGGTGGCTTTCTGGCGGGGGTTTTGTGTCATGATTAGCTGCGTTGGCTCTTTCATTCTCTAGTCATTTGGCATCGTGTTTGTTCTTATCTTTGGGGAGTTGCATGCTTCATGATTGGGGGTGTCATGTCAGGAGGTTGTGTTCTGTGGCAAGAGTATGTTTCATCATTTGTTGAGCAGTTTCTCACGCACTCCTTTTTCTTGCATTGGAGGGCTAATCATGATTTGGTTATCTCTTCCTCTATTATATTCATGGTGGCTTGCAGTCATGGTATCCATTATTTCTTTGCATTTAATTTTTCTAACACAAAATGCTCTGTTTGTTGTGGAGAGTTCTTGTCAAAATTGGTGGTTGGtggctatttttgagaaattgGAAAGTGCAGTTAGCATGGTGTTGCAGATGGTTTCTTATTCTGTTGTTACTTCTTTGGTTGTTGCTTTGGATTACCTTATGGATCGGTCTTATCCTGCTTCCTCAGGGTCTTCATCATCCCTCTCTGCTTCTTATCTAGATTGGCATATGTTTTCTCACCATTTTTGTGTTGGGAGGGTCACTTATTCTAGGATCTCTTCTGGTTCTGAGTTTTATTCTATTCAGAGCCCTAGACTCATGTGTTGTGTAGACGGGATGGTTAAGGATTGATGGCACTAGTTATGGTTGGATAGCACTGGCTCTATTTTGAGATGTTCTCTTCTATGCTGGATATTacaacttcctttatatctaatgtggttGGCTATGTATCTGGGGGGTTTTTGGGGGTGCCTATGGGCTTTTGTAATGGGTAAATAGGCTTTTTTTAatcaatactgaagggttttcttactggttcttcccttcaatgctctttgaaccagacacttgtaaaaaattcaatatttaatataattttagtggtttcatccacttttatcaaaaaaaaaaattatttaaaaattattatttactattttttattaaaatgtaCAGTTCTTTCTTTTATTGAAATGATTTTATTCAGTATAATTAAAACCCTATAAACTGGGGCAAATGTTTTTTTTAACTAGATAAATGCTATTTGAGTGTAATAATTGCTTGGGCCTTCAATAGTTCTAGAATATGAATCATTTTGTAAGTGTTCTCTTGAATAAACTGCATCCATGTTGATGGCTTTTAGCAAAGACAGAACCAGACCACAAAGCAAGTCTAAGGTTCAAACCCTTCATTTATTTGAGGGCTACTAATTGTCAGGTCCCTTTATCAATATGGATTATTTACcagattttcttgtcctactaatTGCCAGGAAGCCTGAATCCAAGCCCACAAACATAAAAGCTCAAATATTTCTCCGCACGATGCTAGACTTGAAAAAGAAGTAAACACCAGATTTCTTTTTCTAGTGACCTTTTCTGTTGCAGTTTGTCATCTCTAACTGTTATAGTGTTTCCTTGTCAAACTTGTATATCTATTCCAAGTTAAGGGAAACAATCAATCATTGTTGGCAGTGTTGTTTATCCATATCTTTGCAGATTTGAAGAAAATGTGTTGTGATGAGGCGATAGTATTTGTCTCTTATGCCCGAAAATGTTATTTATGACCATATATTCTTCTGCACTACAAGATATGGAGACTGTAATTTTAATGACATGCTTAACAATATGTACCTACTGAATTTTCTCATTAATGTTCATATAATATGGTCTTAATTCTATTGTTTCTCGTGCCATCTTTTAGTATCATGCATGCTTTTAGTTTGATGATCATGTACACGAACAATCcaacttttttttttcaatgttcTAAGAAACCTGCAAAATTTCAAATGATGTGTGGTTTGTACCGAGCTTATTTGACTAGAAACGATAATTCTTTTCAATAATCTACTGTGGATAGCTCCCTCCAAATAAAACAAACCCAACAAAAAACACATGAAACCAAAAAGCCAAGTGTCTTGTTGATCAAGTAGAAATTGACAAGCAGTTTTAGATGATCAGCCACCAGTTTCTGCCGACTATTATTGTCTTATGTATTACCTTGCATTTTACATCACAGGCTATTGAGCAATCTTCGAAGCTAGTGACAGACACTTCTGGCACAAGCTTTTAAAAAATATGTTGACATTGTACATCTTATTCACACatttcaaataatagaaaatttcCAATCGGCGGTCCACTCCACATTGCACCTTGCGTAGGTGCAAGCGCTAGTTAGATAATATATATCTCGGTGTAGCAAAAGACCTGCTAAACTTTTCACTTCCAACTTGCTCAACTTTTCACTTCCAACTCTCTTTCATCATACATTTGTATAAGGGAGAAATTGATCTCCAACAATAGGAATGAACTTGAATATGACAGTATTGTTGCCACCAAATCTTGAAGCTACTCCCCTCAACAAAAACCTCTAAGGGAATACACTTGTCACAGATCACACTTGAAACGTACATTTCAAACTCGAGACATTCTTTCAACGAGGTACGCATGTCTTTCTTTTGTTGGACATTTTTCAAGGCTTTATGAGCCTCCTCTAAACGGGCCCAAAAAC from Cryptomeria japonica chromosome 3, Sugi_1.0, whole genome shotgun sequence harbors:
- the LOC131034342 gene encoding F-box/kelch-repeat protein At1g80440-like; translated protein: MEIIPGLPEDLWMQCLVRVPYRYHCNLRAVCRSWNALLSCQHFYQQRQRHGVQCEEGVVSLCESKETENKCDFDVVIYYPLAQWWERLPHIPAEFKLRYREDHRCVFVRSRKQLVVVGLFNRRSYRDGVLIFDFLSRRWWLGTDVPFTRNFFVCAASASEGLVYFAGSYIPMGYSSDYQRLEAFVYNVEENKWDFLPPPDYISFASLYFCASVFLDGKFYVAPHRCERAQVYDPHTRVWKNLNSDSNADYIHSCVAARHGIECSTWYESVRGWIDVKEIDIGSNSQSRSAGRFAIARSSDFLVSVVQCSSDCVEVEYYSFNPRAREARNRWRSIVLSVVQCCSNWVEPYSFNRRAREERAARWRRISLPNNRFIFSSRSVQI